The following are encoded in a window of Vigna unguiculata cultivar IT97K-499-35 chromosome 8, ASM411807v1, whole genome shotgun sequence genomic DNA:
- the LOC114194057 gene encoding rust resistance kinase Lr10-like, translated as MEQPCTYPRLCFSCTEKTQTMLLLPTIKLQVVYINYQFQEIFFSDPENCFSNKFMQIINFVQSYQFESPPFDEPHGNLSFFNCTSARHPIKRYPGDSYSQDTVSCPIFISNPYDSVLEMDITSCTKMFHIPSPIRFPESKYLRLIWPKPNCSECEEKGKRCKWKSNNNDTEGDIECFECTRKIIHVPKSLIFAISGSIFLGLLVIAVFKGILYFRKKQEDQERVDKFLEDYRAEKPARFTYADLKRITNGFKENLGEGAHGAVFRGKLSSEIQVAVKILNNTDVEGKEFINEVGIMGKIHHINVVRLLGFCAEGFHRALVYNFFPNGSLQSFIFPPEDQDHFLGWETLQHIALGIAKGIEYLHQGCNHPIIHFDINPHNVLLDDNFTPKISDFGLAKLCSKNPSVVSMTAARGTLGYIAPEVFSRNFGNVSYKSDIYSYGMLLLEMVGGRKNVDMSSPEDFNVLYPDWIHNLVDGDMHIHVEDEGDVKIAKKLAIIGLWCIQWQPGNRPSIKSVIHMLETQEENQIAVPPNPFHSATSTTVKGPTSTRRPLHLEVIEE; from the exons ATGGAGCAGCCATGCACTTATCCCCGTCTTTGTTTTTCTTGTACTGAAAAAACTCAGACCATGCTTCTGCTTCCTACCATCAAACTCCAAGTCGTTTACATAAACTACCAATTTCAGgaaattttcttttctgacCCGGAAAACTGCTTTTCCAACAAGTTTATGCAAATCATCAACTTTGTTCAGAGTTACCAATTTGAATCACCACCATTTGATGAACCGCACGGTAACTTGAGCTTCTTCAACTGTACTTCAGCTAGGCATCCCATAAAGCGCTACCCCGGAGACTCATATTCCCAAGACACGGTCTCCTGTCCGATTTTCATTTCTAATCCTTATGATAGTGTCCTGGAAATGGATATAACATCCTGTACCAAGATGTTCCACATCCCTTCGCCAATCCGTTTCCCCGAGTCTAAATACTTGCGTTTGATATGGCCCAAACCAAATTGTTCTGAGTGCGAAGAAAAAGGCAAGAGATGTAAATGGAAGTCCAACAACAACGACACAGAAGGAGATATCGAATGTTTTGAATGCACACGGAAAATAATTCACGTTCCTAAATCTCTTATTTTTGCTATTTCAG GTTCCATCTTTTTGGGGCTGCTGGTCATTGCTGTCTTTAAGGGCATTCTCTATTTTAGGAAAAAGCAAGAAGACCAAGAAAGGGTGGACAAGTTCTTAGAGGATTACAGAGCAGAAAAGCCTGCAAGATTCACCTATGCTGACCTTAAAAGAATCACCAATGGCTTTAAGGAAAACCTCGGAGAAGGAGCTCATGGGGCTGTCTTCAGAGGAAAACTTTCCAGTGAGATTCAAGTGGCTGTGAAGATCCTCAACAATACAGATGTTGAAGGGAAAGAGTTCATCAATGAAGTGGGCATTATGGGCAAAATCCATCACATCAACGTGGTGCGTTTGCTTGGCTTCTGTGCAGAAGGATTCCATCGTGCTCTTGTCTACAATTTCTTTCCAAACGGTTCCTTACAGAGCTTCATATTTCCACCAGAAGACCAGGACCATTTCCTTGGCTGGGAGACGCTTCAACACATTGCTCTCGGTATAGCTAAAGGGATTGAGTATCTTCATCAAGGTTGCAACCATCCAATTATTCACTTTGACATCAATCCTCACAATGTGTTACTTGACGACAACTTCACTCCAAAAATATCTGATTTTGGCTTAGCCAAATTGTGTTCCAAGAATCCCAGCGTGGTGTCTATGACAGCTGCTAGGGGAACCTTGGGATACATTGCACCCGAAGTCTTCTCCAGAAACTTTGGGAACGTGTCTTACAAATCTGATATTTACAGTTATGGAATGTTGTTGTTAGAAATGGTTGGAGGGAGGAAGAATGTGGACATGTCTTCTCCAGAAGATTTCAATGTTTTATACCCGGATTGGATCCATAACCTGGTTGATGGAGATATGCATATCCATGTTGAGGATGAAGGTGATGTTAAGATTGCAAAGAAACTAGCAATTATTGGGCTTTGGTGCATTCAGTGGCAGCCAGGGAATCGTCCATCCATAAAATCTGTGATACACATGCTAGAAACTCAAGAGGAAAACCAGATTGCTGTGCCTCCTAATCCATTTCACTCAGCAACTTCCACTACAGTTAAGGGACCCACCTCCACAAGACGACCTTTGCATTTGGAAGTGATTGAAGAATGA
- the LOC114193423 gene encoding rust resistance kinase Lr10-like gives MMWREIAVTVLVFLLHQIDGEDGCSPCGKITNISSCGKIRNISYPFRLKGDPEGCGLFELSCENNITLLSLFSGRFNVEAINYNNFTIRLVDPGLQQTNCSSLPRYSLSWYNFSDYSYPNILGYTYYFPVEHIVFLSCNHGVSGNRKYVDTGGCLNWDSKSYTYAMAGHLLAEDLEVGCDVKLVAPTSWWDFDKNNYSYAMMHTALLYGFQLSWPDGGFYENRCCYFNSSDDMLVCEKMRPSRLVESLEAAIFSILKGLAKVIFRPNQYVFINLDEDYDENRYEPGFVSLGHYVIPYFIVRYFGGMILFIVLLVYKWRRRHLSLYENIENYLEQNSLIPIRYSYKEIKKMTRGFNEKLGEGGYGSVFKGKLRSGPWVAIKVLRKSKGNGQDFINEVATIGRIHHQNVVHLIGYCAEGSKRALVYEFMPNGSLDKFIFSKEGNIHLTYDTIHDIAIGVAQGISYLHHGCEMQILHFDIKPHNILLDAKFTPKISDFGLAKLYSTDKSVMTMTAARGTIGYMAPELFYKNIGRISHKSDVYSFGMFLMEIASRRKNLNPNVEHSSQLYFPFWIYEQLDKGKDIEMEDAIDDENKIAKKMIIVSLWCIQLKPNDRPSMNKVVEMLEEDIENLKIPPKPSLYPHESLEDGQRTSFNQTTVSDFVSSSSFHGDRD, from the exons ATGATGTGGAGAGAGATAGCAGTGACGGTGTTGGTGTTTCTACTGCACCAAATAGACGGAGAAGATGGTTGCTCCCCCTGTGGCAAAATCACCAACATATCTTCATGTGGGAAAATCAGGAACATATCTTATCCATTCCGATTGAAAGGAGATCCAGAAGGGTGCGGTCTGTTTGAGCTATCTTGTGAAAACAATATAACGCTCTTATCTTTGTTCTCTGGAAGATTTAATGTGGAGGCCATCAACTACAATAATTTTACAATCAGACTGGTGGATCCTGGACTTCAACAAACAAACTGCTCCTCCCTTCCTCGATATTCCTTGTCTTGGTACAATTTCTCTGATTATTCTTACCCCAACATCCTGGGGTATACGTATTATTTTCCGGTCGAACATATAGTGTTTTTGAGTTGTAACCATGGAGTGAGTGGGAACCGAAAGTACGTGGATACTGGTGGATGCCTGAATTGGGACTCCAAAAGTTACACATACGCTATGGCTGGTCACCTATTAGCAGAGGACTTAGAAGTTGGTTGTGATGTAAAGCTGGTTGCTCCCACATCGTGGTGGGATTtcgacaaaaataattattcctACGCCATGATGCACACAGCGCTACTCTATGGATTTCAGCTTTCGTGGCCTGATGGGGGATTTTATGAGAATAGATGCTGCTATTTCAATTCTTCCGATGACATGCTTGTATGCGAAA AGATGAGACCTTCGAGGCTGGTGGAATCTTTAGAGG CGGCTATTTTTAGTATCCTAAAAG GATTGGCTAAGGTAATATTTAGACCAAatcaatatgtttttattaatttagatgAAGACTATGATGAAAATCGGTATGAACCAGGATTTGTTAGCTTGGGACACTATGTTATACCATACTTCATAGTTAGATATTTTGGTGGCATGATATTGTTTATTGTTCTTTTGGTATACAAATGGAGAAGAAGACATTTGTCTCTATATGAAAATATCGAAAATTATTTAGAGCAAAATAGCTTAATTCCTATTCGATACTCATATAAGGAGATTAAGAAGATGACCAGAGGTTTCAATGAAAAATTGGGAGAAGGAGGTTATGGATCTGTATTTAAGGGAAAGTTGCGTAGTGGACCTTGGGTTGCCATAAAAGTGTTACGAAAATCAAAAGGTAATGGACAAGACTTTATCAATGAAGTTGCAACAATTGGAAGAATACATCATCAAAATGTAGTGCATTTAATTGGATATTGTGCTGAGGGCTCAAAACGTGCCCTTGTTTATGAGTTCATGCCCAATGGATCTcttgacaaatttatattttctaaagaaGGAAATATACATTTAACCTATGACACAATACATGATATAGCAATTGGAGTAGCACAAGGAATTTCATATCTACATCATGGATGTGAGATGCAAATTTTGCATTTTGACATCAAGCCCCACAACATTCTACTTGATGCAAAATTTACCCCAAAGATTTCTGACTTTGGATTGGCAAAACTATATTCAACAGACAAAAGTGTTATGACTATGACAGCAGCAAGAGGAACAATCGGGTACATGGCTCcagaattattttataaaaacattgGAAGAATATCACATAAGTCTGATGTTTATAGCTTTGGAATGTTTCTAATGGAGATAGCAAGTAGGAGGAAAAACCTAAACCCCAATGTAGAGCATTCAAGTCAACTTTACTTTCCCTTTTGGATTTATGAACAACTTGACAAAGGGAAAGATATTGAAATGGAAGATGCCATAGATGATGAGAACAAAATAGCAAAAAAGATGATCATAGTTTCACTTTGGTGCATACAATTGAAACCAAATGATCGTCCTTCCATGAATAAAGTAGTGGAAATGCTTGAAGAGGACATTGAAAACTTGAAAATACCTCCAAAACCTTCTCTATATCCTCATGAATCATTGGAAGATGGTCAAAGAACAAGCTTTAACCAAACAACAGTTTCTGACTTTGTTAGTTCTTCAAGTTTCCATGGAGACCGTGACTAA